Proteins encoded together in one Epinephelus lanceolatus isolate andai-2023 chromosome 4, ASM4190304v1, whole genome shotgun sequence window:
- the LOC117259739 gene encoding retinol-binding protein 2-like — translation MPADYSGRWEMVSNENFEELMKALDIDFATRKIASHLHQTKVIVQSGDKFETKTLSTFRNYEVNFTVGEEFEEYTKGLDNRKVKTLVNWDGDKLVCVQKGEKENRGWKHWIEGDLLHLEITVLDKVCHQVFKKAQ, via the exons atgccTGCAGACTACAGTGGACGTTGGGAGATGGTGAGCAACGAGAACTTCGAGGAGCTCATGAAGGCTCTCG ACATTGACTTTGCCACCAGAAAGATAGCCTCCCACCTGCATCAGACAAAGGTGATCGTCCAGAGCGGAGACAAGTTTGAAACAAAGACCCTGAGCACCTTCAGAAACTACGAGGTCAACTTCACCGTGGGGGAGGAGTTTGAGGAGTACACAAAGGGGCTGGACAACCGAAAGGTCAAG ACTCTGGTTAACTGGGATGGAGACAAGCTGGTGTGTGTTCAGAAGGGGGAGAAAGAAAACCGTGGCTGGAAACACTGGATCGAGGGAGACCTGCTACACCTG GAAATCACCGTGCTCGACAAAGTCTGCCACCAAGTATTTAAGAAGGCCCAGTAG